The Leguminivora glycinivorella isolate SPB_JAAS2020 chromosome 1, LegGlyc_1.1, whole genome shotgun sequence genome includes a region encoding these proteins:
- the LOC125228781 gene encoding uncharacterized protein LOC125228781, with amino-acid sequence MGADAARPPSPPSGPAGVTEGLSVAGAQPMGAATANSTLRYGLTVETPRSPSYDTTLLWRRDLAKRLRRRSRPTPIPARHPKAAVIDRTTEKRKSLQETTKEVNKPIIKAQSVRSHASSRTVIEAQLSQAELEASERLAEISRRELQLEADMVRKRLDARKLQIRANADSADEHESAGSVRNSNQDRLDEWLENSRDATSKPICKRLTDEPLPKYETPRRPAQAERHIRGLSPDRQGTAHIFAFLDDGSTLSMIDQDVADEIGAVGQDEPLCIRGIQRLKLSSVTQTVKAKVSPARGGLTYDISLKTVDGLGIRSQSLNKKRLLEYEHLADLGDECYTGMGVPQMLIGGDFSHLINPTEVRQGGEDEPCAVKTSLGWVFFGRMPRYVPNNEQVVMHCHSDDSDLVEQVKKHWAVEALGITAKDNIRPDDQRAIDTFERTVKKVGQRYEVGQLWAADDIKLPPSFNMAKARLRNLEARMSRDPDFANEYQAQIHKLLEKGYAERIMEPPQSDRMWFLPHFSVYNLNKGKYRAVFDCAAKSQGCALNDFILAGPDLLQSLLGILLRFREWEFAVTADIQEMFLQIQLRREDRHSQLFIWRGSRRDVTPWTYQLNRVCFGNISSPFLAHSVRNRNATDNKDRYPDAVYDIHNNHYMDDYVASYETERELISTATQVRLAHAEASFRLRSYASNSELLMRNIDPEERATGPSHLGEKQQTVLGMTWDPETDTLGYNTKMLRVPDDVKRYERSPTKRELLSAVMSVYDPLGLIAQYMISAKIIFQRVWTKGTDWDERLPAEEAEDFFRWLRALSDVSALRIPRRYATPTGAVRRELHIFSDASTEAYSAAAYWRVSNDEEETQVSLAIAKSRVCPLKVMTVPRLELTAAVVGVRLAETILREQRYPVTKVTYWTDSMVVLGWVRDDARNYRPYVSHRLAEIAEKTDRDAWRYVPTAQNPADRATRCQPAQSVRIEDEWYEGPRFLYGPETSWPSHTSNRTDDLPERKARPSTETSLAIISAKPDPSSVLPDVRRFSSYDRLLNATANVLLFIEKMRTKNKALQLQSNLPRLAEGRCIGLEWQSNYVSPCLIARMRPLEKGFA; translated from the exons atgggcgccgacgcggcgcgccCTCCCTCACCTCCCTCCGGACCCGCTGGCGTAACGGAAGGGCTTAGCGTCGCCGGCGCGCAACCGATGGGCGCGGCGACAGCTAACAGCACGCTCAGGTATGGATTAACCGTAGAGACACCGAGGTCACCGTCCTACGACACGACATTGCTATGGCGAAGGGATTTAGCCAAGCGGTTACGGCGTCGTTCCAGACCCACGCCGATCCCAGCTAGACATCCCAAGGCTGCCGTCATAGACAGAACTACCGAGAAACGAAAGTCGCTGCAGGAAACTACCAAGGAGGTAAATAAACCAATTATTAAAGCTCAGTCCGTCAGATCACATGCGAGCAGTCGCACTGTGATAGAAGCGCAGCTGTCTCAGGCGGAGCTCGAGGCCAGCGAACGGCTAGCGGAGATATCCCGGAGGGAGTTGCAGCTAGAAGCGGACATGGTACGTAAACGGCTAGACGCCAGAAAACTGCAGATCCGCGCTAATGCGGATAGCGCAGACGAGCACGAATCTGCTGGTAGCGTGCGGAATTCGAATCAAGATCGATTAGACGAATGGCTAGAGAACTCGCGAGACGCGACGTCAAAACCCATTTGTAAGAGGTTAACCGACGAACCTCTACCCAAGTACGAGACTCCGAGACGACCTGCGCAGGCGGAGCGGCATATTCGAGGCCTCTCACCGGACCGCCAG GGAACGGCGCATATCTTCGCTTTCCTTGACGATGGATCCACCTTGTCAATGATCGACCAGGACGTCGCGGACGAGATCGGCGCGGTCGGTCAAGACGAGCCGCTATGCATAAGAGGTATTCAGCGGTTGAAACTTAGCTCAGTGACACAGACGGTCAAGGCTAAAGTAAGCCCGGCTCGTGGCGGCTTGACATACGATATATCCCTAAAAACGGTAGACGGACTAGGGATACGCTCGCAGTCATTAAATAAGAAGCGTCTATTGGAATACGAACATCTGGCGGACTTGGGCGACGAGTGCTACACGGGCATGGGCGTGCCGCAGATGTTAATAGGCGGAGACTTCAGTCATCTTATAAACCCGACGGAGGTGAGGCAGGGCGGCGAGGACGAGCCGTGCGCAGTTAAAACCTCGTTAGGATGGGTTTTCTTCGGGCGAATGCCGAGGTATGTACCAAATAACGAGCAGGTCGTGATGCACTGCCACAGTGACGACAGTGATCTCGTGGAGCAGGTCAAGAAACACTGGGCAGTCGAGGCGCTTGGCATAACGGCAAAGGACAACATTCGACCCGACGACCAGCGAGCGATCGATACATTCGAACGAACAGTAAAAAAGGTAGGACAGAGATACGAAGTCGGCCAACTATGGGCTGCCGACGACATAAAGCTGCCACCGAGTTTCAACATGGCGAAGGCGAGATTACGCAATCTAGAAGCCCGCATGTCGAGAGATCCTGACTTCGCCAACGAGTATCAAGCACAGATACACAAGCTTCTGGAAAAGGGGTACGCAGAGCGCATCATGGAACCACCGCAGTCAGATCGGATGTGGTTTCTGCCCCATTTCAGcgtctacaatttaaataaaggaaagtATCGCGCTGTATTCGATTGCGCCGCGAAAAGTCAGGGATGTGCATTGAACGATTTCATCCTCGCGGGACCGGATTTACTACAGAGCCTGCTGGGGATACTACTTCGATTCCGTGAGTGGGAATTCGCCGTCACCGCGGACATACAGGAAATGTTCCTTCAAATACAGCTGCGAAGAGAGGATCGGCATAGTCAGCTCTTCATCTGGAGGGGATCGCGGCGTGACGTGACACCGTGGACGTACCAGCTAAACCGGGTATGTTTCGGTAACATCTCTTCTCCTTTTCTCGCACACTCGGTGCGGAATAGGAATGCGACGGACAACAAGGATCGCTATCCGGACGCGGTCTACGATATCCATAATAATCACTACATGGACGATTATGTGGCATCATATGAGACAGAACGGGAACTCATATCAACAGCGACACAGGTGAGACTAGCACACGCGGAGGCTAGCTTTCGGCTGCGCAGCTACGCTAGCAACAGCGAGTTGTTAATGCGAAACATCGATCCGGAGGAGCGAGCGACGGGACCTTCTCATCTCGGAGAAAAGCAACAGACCGTCCTCGGAATGACGTGGGACCCAGAGACGGATACGCTGGGGTACAACACGAAAATGCTACGAGTGCCAGACGACGTGAAAAGGTACGAGCGATCGCCCACTAAAAGGGAACTTTTGAGTGCCGTAATGTCAGTTTACGACCCATTAGGCCTCATAGCGCAGTATATGATAAGCGCTAAGATCATATTCCAACGTGTGTGGACAAAGGGCACGGACTGGGACGAGCGGCTGCCGGCGGAGGAAGCGGAGGACTTTTTCCGGTGGCTGAGAGCACTGAGCGACGTGTCCGCGCTGCGAATACCCCGACGATACGCCACGCCCACCGGGGCAGTTAGAAGAGAACTGCATATTTTCAGTGATGCATCGACCGAGGCCTACAGCGCGGCGGCCTATTGGCGAGTATCGAACGACGAGGAGGAAACGCAAGTGAGCTTAGCTATAGCGAAAAGCCGAGTTTGCCCGCTAAAGGTAATGACAGTTCCCAGGCTCGAATTAACCGCAGCAGTCGTCGGCGTGCGGCTGGCGGAGACAATTTTACGCGAGCAGCGTTATCCTGTGACAAAGGTGACGTATTGGACAGATTCCATGGTTGTTCTCGGATGGGTTCGCGATGACGCGCGAAACTATCGTCCGTACGTGTCACACCGACTTGCGGAGATCGCCGAGAAAACAGATAgagacgcgtggaggtatgtacCAACCGCTCAGAACCCCGCAGATCGAGCGACGAGATGTCAACCAGCGCAGAGCGTGCGCATCGAGGACGAGTGGTACGAAGGACCGCGCTTTCTCTATGGACCCGAGACATCATGGCCTAGTCACACATCGAATCGAACAGACGACCTGCCTGAGAGGAAGGCGAGGCCGTCAACCGAGACATCACTGGCGATCATCTCAGCGAAGCCAGACCCTTCGAGCGTACTGCCAGACGTGAGACGATTTAGCAGTTACGACAGACTGTTGAACGCGACAGCGAACGTCTTGCTATTCATCGAGAAAATGAGAACGAAGAATAAAGCCTTGCAGCTACAA